The Persephonella hydrogeniphila genome has a window encoding:
- a CDS encoding ribonucleoside triphosphate reductase, translated as MGAYLVENYLKKLDWRVYENSNTTYSLQGLNFYISSEVTKEYWLTSVYNEKIANAHKEGDIHIHDLQNLSVYCVGWDLYDLLTTGFKGAYGKAESNPPKHFSSALGQIVNFLYTLQGEAAGAQAFSNFDTLLAPFVRYDGLSFKQVKQAIQEFVFNLNVPTRVGFQTPFTNLTFDLKAENSPYADQYVVVGGQIQKEKYRDFQKEMDMINEAFFEVMSEGDASGRIFTFPIPTYNITEDFDWDNPVLEKLWKMTGKYGIPYFANFINSDLDPNDARSMCCRLRLDVRELKKRGGGLFGANPLTGSIGVVTINLPRIGYLSNSKSQFFERLNELLEIAKESLEIKRRFLEDLTDKGLYPYSKFYLRSIKGQTGEYWKNHFSTVGVIGMNEAALNLLGVDIATEEGKKFAEEVLDFINSKLIKFQMETGNNYNLEATPAEGTSYRLAKIDKSKYPDIIVANEKEYRYGAAPYYTNSTHLPVDYSDDPIFVLENQDSLQTKYTGGTVIHFFLGEKVSDTEAVKGFIRYVCENYHLPYFTLTPTFSVCPVHGYISGEHRECPECGEETEVYSRIVGYFRPVKHWNDGKKEEFKNRKMYKIAAAAT; from the coding sequence ATGGGTGCCTACTTGGTTGAAAATTACCTTAAAAAGTTAGACTGGAGAGTTTATGAGAACAGTAACACCACCTATTCACTACAGGGTCTTAACTTTTATATATCTTCAGAAGTAACTAAGGAGTACTGGCTTACCTCTGTGTACAATGAAAAGATAGCAAATGCCCATAAAGAAGGAGATATACATATACATGATCTCCAAAATCTCAGTGTTTACTGTGTAGGATGGGATCTGTATGATCTTCTGACAACAGGGTTTAAGGGTGCTTACGGAAAAGCTGAAAGCAATCCTCCTAAACATTTTTCTTCGGCACTTGGACAGATAGTTAACTTTCTGTACACATTACAGGGTGAAGCTGCAGGAGCACAGGCGTTCTCAAATTTTGATACGCTTCTTGCTCCTTTTGTAAGATACGATGGATTATCTTTTAAACAGGTAAAACAGGCTATACAGGAGTTTGTTTTTAATCTTAATGTTCCCACAAGGGTCGGATTTCAAACACCTTTTACAAATCTTACTTTTGATCTAAAGGCTGAAAATTCCCCCTATGCAGATCAGTATGTTGTTGTTGGAGGACAGATACAGAAAGAGAAATACAGGGATTTCCAGAAAGAGATGGATATGATTAATGAGGCTTTCTTTGAGGTGATGAGCGAAGGGGATGCTTCAGGAAGGATTTTTACATTTCCTATACCGACGTACAACATAACAGAGGATTTTGATTGGGATAATCCTGTACTTGAAAAACTGTGGAAGATGACAGGTAAATATGGAATTCCTTATTTTGCAAACTTTATAAACTCTGATCTTGATCCTAATGATGCAAGAAGTATGTGCTGTAGATTAAGATTAGATGTAAGGGAACTGAAAAAAAGAGGAGGAGGACTGTTTGGTGCAAATCCATTAACAGGTTCGATAGGTGTTGTAACAATTAATCTTCCAAGAATAGGATATCTATCTAACAGTAAGTCTCAATTTTTTGAAAGATTAAATGAACTTCTTGAGATAGCGAAGGAAAGTCTTGAAATAAAAAGAAGATTTCTTGAGGACTTAACAGATAAAGGATTATATCCGTATTCTAAATTCTATCTGAGAAGCATAAAAGGACAGACAGGGGAGTACTGGAAAAACCATTTTTCAACAGTCGGTGTTATCGGTATGAATGAGGCAGCTTTAAACCTGCTGGGAGTTGATATAGCAACAGAAGAAGGTAAAAAATTTGCAGAAGAGGTTCTTGATTTTATAAACAGCAAACTTATTAAATTTCAGATGGAAACAGGGAATAATTACAATCTTGAGGCTACTCCTGCTGAAGGAACTTCTTACAGGCTGGCAAAAATTGATAAATCTAAATATCCAGATATAATCGTTGCAAACGAGAAAGAGTACAGGTATGGAGCAGCTCCTTACTACACAAACTCAACCCATCTTCCTGTTGATTACTCAGATGATCCTATTTTTGTTTTAGAAAATCAGGATAGCCTCCAGACAAAATATACAGGAGGAACTGTTATTCATTTCTTCCTTGGAGAAAAGGTATCAGATACAGAAGCGGTTAAAGGTTTTATTAGGTATGTGTGTGAAAACTACCATCTTCCGTACTTTACACTTACACCGACATTTAGCGTTTGTCCTGTCCACGGTTATATATCAGGTGAACACAGGGAATGTCCAGAATGTGGAGAAGAAACAGAGGTCTATTCAAGGATTGTTGGATACTTTAGACCTGTTAAACACTGGAATGATGGAAAAAAAGAAGAGTTTAAAAATAGAAAGATGTATAAGATTGCTGCTGCCGCCACTTGA
- a CDS encoding HAD family hydrolase, giving the protein MVVIFDVDGVLIDVTKSYHYSIKDTVEYFTGIKKPKDKLLDIKFRFNINNDWDASVAGIIYALSGKPLENFKKDFAPYSQNIKDMYSFAEKSGIELPEYEKLVDVFEDFYHKHREREEMIFPHDVLERLRKKSDILGVITGRPFEDLDFSFKKFDLYRYFDYIITENDIPSPELRKPSSYPMKLFFEKVDFDNPVFYIGDTKADKKMVESYNREENKNVRFILYRNEHNRDIEGDFTIKSPEEICEVLNSYDYAQD; this is encoded by the coding sequence ATGGTAGTTATTTTTGATGTAGATGGTGTCTTAATAGATGTTACAAAGTCTTATCATTACTCGATAAAGGATACTGTTGAGTATTTCACCGGCATAAAAAAACCAAAAGATAAACTTTTAGATATAAAGTTCAGATTTAATATAAATAACGATTGGGATGCATCTGTTGCAGGAATTATATACGCTTTATCCGGTAAACCTTTAGAAAACTTCAAAAAAGATTTTGCCCCTTACAGCCAGAATATAAAAGATATGTACAGCTTTGCAGAAAAATCAGGTATAGAACTTCCTGAATACGAAAAACTTGTTGATGTGTTTGAGGATTTCTACCACAAACACAGAGAAAGAGAAGAGATGATATTCCCCCACGATGTTTTAGAAAGGTTGAGAAAAAAATCAGATATATTAGGTGTTATAACAGGAAGGCCTTTTGAAGATCTTGATTTTTCATTTAAGAAATTTGATCTGTACAGATACTTTGATTATATAATAACAGAAAACGATATACCCAGTCCTGAGCTCAGAAAACCATCTTCATATCCTATGAAACTGTTTTTTGAGAAAGTAGATTTTGACAATCCAGTTTTTTATATAGGAGATACAAAGGCAGATAAAAAGATGGTCGAAAGCTACAACAGAGAAGAAAACAAAAATGTCAGGTTTATCTTATACAGAAACGAGCATAACAGAGATATAGAAGGAGATTTTACAATAAAGTCACCGGAAGAAATATGCGAGGTATTAAATAGCTATGATTACGCACAGGATTAA
- a CDS encoding anaerobic ribonucleoside-triphosphate reductase activating protein, protein MKIGGFQKFSLIDYPGKISAVIFVQGCNFRCHYCHNRDLVLPEYFSKTIPEEEIIDFLSLRKGKLQGVVITGGEPTIFPDLPDFIYKIKKMGFYIKLDTNGSNPDMLSLLIERKLVDFVAMDIKAPVEKYGEITGASVDKNKIIQSIDILKNSGVHYEFRTTVVKGLISEIDLYRIANLIKGAVRYAVQNFHPVETVVNENFKKQEGYSKNQLKDIEKKLKSKFPQFIVRA, encoded by the coding sequence ATGAAAATTGGAGGATTCCAGAAATTTTCTTTGATTGATTATCCGGGAAAGATATCTGCCGTTATTTTTGTTCAGGGTTGTAATTTTAGATGTCATTACTGTCATAACAGAGATCTTGTTCTTCCTGAATATTTTTCAAAAACTATCCCTGAAGAGGAGATTATAGATTTCCTTTCTTTGAGAAAAGGCAAGCTTCAGGGTGTTGTTATAACTGGAGGAGAGCCTACAATATTTCCTGACCTTCCAGATTTTATATACAAAATAAAGAAAATGGGCTTTTATATAAAGTTAGATACAAACGGTTCAAATCCTGATATGCTTTCATTACTTATTGAGAGGAAGCTTGTAGATTTTGTAGCTATGGATATCAAAGCTCCTGTTGAGAAGTACGGGGAAATCACAGGGGCAAGTGTGGACAAAAATAAGATTATCCAGTCTATAGATATTCTAAAAAACTCAGGTGTACATTATGAGTTTAGAACAACAGTTGTAAAAGGACTGATATCAGAGATAGATCTGTATAGAATTGCTAATTTAATAAAAGGTGCGGTGCGTTATGCAGTCCAAAATTTCCATCCTGTTGAAACAGTGGTAAATGAAAATTTTAAAAAACAGGAAGGATACTCAAAAAATCAACTTAAGGATATAGAAAAGAAACTGAAAAGTAAATTTCCTCAGTTCATTGTAAGAGCTTAA
- the cmk gene encoding (d)CMP kinase produces the protein MIITIDGPAGSGKSTIAKMIAKELGFTYIDTGAMYRAVALKIKRKGIDPDDIRSVLKTLKETDIDLRPSENGVRVLLDGEDVSDLIRTEEIGKIASKIARYPEVRKILVQMQRSLGEKAKNAVLEGRDTGTVIFPDAEIKFFFTASPEVRAERRYKELKEKGINVSYVDILKEIKERDFLDETRKDSPLKPADDAIVIDTTGKSLSQVFQEVLQIIKEKTELQQKNI, from the coding sequence TTGATAATAACTATCGATGGACCTGCAGGCTCCGGTAAATCAACAATTGCAAAGATGATCGCAAAGGAACTTGGTTTCACATATATCGATACTGGAGCTATGTACAGAGCTGTAGCCCTTAAAATAAAAAGAAAAGGCATAGACCCTGATGATATCAGATCTGTTTTAAAGACATTAAAGGAAACAGATATCGATCTTAGACCTTCAGAAAACGGTGTAAGGGTACTCTTAGATGGAGAAGATGTTTCTGATTTAATAAGAACAGAAGAGATAGGGAAAATAGCCTCAAAAATAGCAAGATATCCGGAAGTAAGAAAAATACTCGTTCAGATGCAGAGAAGTTTAGGGGAAAAGGCTAAAAACGCTGTATTAGAAGGGAGAGATACAGGAACAGTTATATTTCCTGATGCAGAGATAAAGTTTTTCTTTACAGCTTCACCTGAGGTAAGGGCAGAAAGAAGATATAAAGAGTTAAAAGAGAAAGGAATTAATGTCAGTTATGTGGATATACTCAAGGAGATAAAGGAGAGAGATTTTTTAGATGAAACGAGGAAAGATAGCCCATTGAAGCCTGCAGATGATGCGATAGTAATAGACACTACCGGAAAAAGTTTGTCACAGGTATTTCAGGAAGTTTTACAGATAATAAAAGAAAAAACAGAGTTGCAACAAAAAAATATTTAA
- the mrdA gene encoding penicillin-binding protein 2 — MKLSRVKLLIGVFIFAFVILGGRLFYLQVIKGDYYRQIAERNHIRIIVSNPPRGKIYDRNGILLAYDEPTFQIYTYPYLVKKRINRLRKNLKDILGIELTNEMIDKIKKGYSNKVIIKKSIDEKIVKKFIDNWQFFEGLFLEVQPRRVYTEYARYMPHLLGYVGYPSKRELEENPDLMPDTLIGKSGAEKIFDKYLRGEYGAKAVMVDARGRIVKTVWEKKPKRGSDIYLTVDARIQKIAYDSFKKSGQKSGAVIVVDPKTYDILALLSYPIYDIQRFSDGLTKKEWNSLIKNKYKPLFNKALNGIYPPGSIFKITVALAALQEGIIYPYQKLFSGSQFQIGKWVYRNWDPRGCGNIDVMQALEMSCDTFFYQVGIKLGAEKISFYARLFGLGEKLNPDIESKKARIPDPEWKAGYIGEPWYLGDTVNYSIGQGFLAITPFDGTKILLPVVNGGNVLKPKLLKAYFDMEKRKFVEVKPQLIRKLNIKNFYYRIIKKGLYKVIYGEKGTAKLLSLSPVKNAGKTGTAQVFRHKKRKEKIEKWYLQNHAWFVDFLPYKRPKFVISVFVEHGIGGSKTAVPITKSIIDEMYAEGIINEVN; from the coding sequence ATGAAGTTAAGTAGAGTAAAACTGCTTATAGGTGTTTTTATCTTTGCATTTGTTATTTTAGGGGGGCGTCTTTTTTACCTTCAGGTAATTAAAGGAGATTACTACAGACAGATAGCAGAGAGAAACCATATAAGAATAATAGTGTCGAACCCTCCAAGGGGAAAAATTTATGATAGAAATGGTATACTTCTGGCTTACGATGAGCCTACATTTCAGATTTATACATACCCTTATCTTGTTAAAAAAAGAATTAACAGATTAAGAAAAAATTTGAAAGATATATTAGGTATAGAACTGACAAATGAGATGATAGATAAGATAAAAAAAGGCTACTCAAATAAAGTGATTATTAAAAAAAGTATCGACGAAAAAATCGTAAAAAAATTTATAGATAACTGGCAATTTTTTGAGGGTCTTTTCTTAGAGGTTCAGCCACGGAGAGTTTATACAGAGTATGCCAGATACATGCCGCATCTTCTTGGGTATGTAGGATACCCTTCTAAAAGGGAGTTGGAAGAAAATCCGGATCTGATGCCTGATACTCTTATAGGAAAAAGTGGAGCTGAAAAGATATTTGATAAATATCTGAGGGGAGAATACGGTGCAAAAGCTGTAATGGTAGATGCTAGGGGAAGGATTGTAAAAACTGTATGGGAGAAAAAGCCAAAAAGGGGAAGTGATATTTATCTTACGGTAGATGCAAGAATACAGAAGATCGCTTACGACTCTTTCAAAAAATCAGGGCAAAAATCGGGAGCTGTTATTGTGGTTGACCCAAAAACTTACGATATCCTTGCTCTTTTAAGTTATCCTATCTATGATATACAGAGATTTTCAGACGGACTTACAAAAAAAGAGTGGAACAGTTTAATAAAAAACAAGTATAAACCCCTCTTTAATAAAGCCTTAAATGGAATATATCCTCCTGGATCTATATTTAAAATTACTGTAGCTCTTGCTGCACTTCAGGAAGGTATTATATATCCATACCAGAAACTTTTTTCTGGATCCCAGTTCCAGATAGGAAAGTGGGTTTACAGAAACTGGGATCCAAGAGGTTGTGGAAATATAGATGTGATGCAGGCTCTTGAGATGTCGTGTGATACATTTTTTTATCAGGTGGGGATAAAGCTTGGAGCAGAAAAGATAAGTTTTTATGCAAGACTTTTTGGTCTTGGAGAGAAGCTAAATCCGGATATAGAAAGTAAGAAGGCAAGAATACCTGATCCTGAATGGAAGGCCGGTTATATAGGGGAGCCATGGTATCTTGGAGACACTGTGAATTACAGTATAGGACAGGGTTTTCTTGCTATTACTCCCTTTGATGGTACAAAAATTCTTCTACCTGTTGTAAACGGAGGAAATGTGCTAAAGCCAAAACTGCTAAAGGCGTACTTTGATATGGAAAAAAGAAAATTTGTAGAGGTAAAACCTCAGCTGATAAGGAAATTAAATATAAAGAATTTCTACTACAGGATAATAAAGAAAGGGCTTTATAAAGTTATTTATGGAGAGAAAGGTACAGCAAAGCTTCTATCTCTTTCTCCTGTAAAAAATGCAGGAAAAACAGGTACTGCACAGGTGTTCAGACATAAAAAGAGAAAAGAAAAGATAGAAAAATGGTATCTTCAGAACCATGCATGGTTCGTTGATTTTCTTCCCTATAAAAGACCGAAATTTGTGATTTCTGTCTTTGTTGAACACGGGATAGGAGGTAGTAAAACAGCTGTCCCTATAACAAAATCTATAATTGATGAAATGTATGCTGAAGGAATTATAAATGAGGTTAATTAG
- the mreC gene encoding rod shape-determining protein MreC, which produces MKKKILIFVVFTFVFLLGGTFIVRTGFVKGIALDASYPFLNSVSKISDFLDYIFELFTSKDQLIKKNTELEKKVELLKAQIIYLKRLEKENLELKKIVNFIKNYPEYSFKTGKVIGYSPDNWNNFIIINLGKNDGLKVGDIVVSDGYLLGEVYQTGFNSSSVILISDKNFRISVRCRKTRETVFYQGKNQKEGKLIYVKPEQDIRIGDVIETSGVDSGIPEGIPIGTVKSVSYEEGDFYKDVSVSINVNPMKIEYVVVISRKEGKK; this is translated from the coding sequence ATGAAAAAAAAGATTCTTATCTTTGTTGTTTTTACGTTTGTTTTTCTTTTGGGGGGTACTTTTATTGTCAGAACTGGTTTTGTAAAAGGTATAGCCCTTGATGCTTCATACCCGTTCTTGAATTCTGTTTCTAAGATTTCTGATTTTTTAGACTATATTTTTGAACTTTTTACTTCTAAAGATCAGCTGATTAAAAAAAACACAGAGTTAGAAAAAAAAGTTGAACTGCTGAAAGCCCAGATTATTTATCTGAAAAGATTAGAAAAGGAAAATCTGGAGCTGAAAAAAATAGTAAATTTTATAAAGAACTATCCGGAATACAGTTTTAAAACAGGAAAAGTAATAGGATATTCTCCTGATAACTGGAATAATTTTATTATCATAAATCTTGGAAAGAATGACGGACTGAAAGTAGGAGATATTGTTGTATCAGATGGATATCTTCTTGGAGAGGTGTACCAGACAGGATTTAACTCATCTTCTGTTATTCTTATCTCAGATAAAAATTTCAGGATATCTGTTAGATGTAGAAAAACAAGGGAGACTGTTTTTTACCAGGGGAAAAATCAGAAGGAAGGAAAACTTATTTATGTTAAACCGGAACAGGATATAAGAATTGGAGATGTTATAGAGACTTCAGGTGTAGATTCGGGAATTCCTGAAGGAATACCTATCGGTACTGTAAAATCTGTTTCCTATGAAGAGGGTGATTTTTATAAAGATGTTTCTGTGAGTATTAATGTAAATCCTATGAAAATAGAATATGTTGTTGTTATCTCAAGGAAAGAAGGTAAAAAATGA
- the rplU gene encoding 50S ribosomal protein L21: protein MYAVIKTGGKQYKVEPEMLLRVEKLNANPGETVELEASLIRDDEGNIKTEGKVEAEVVKHGKNKKVLVFHFKRKKNYKKLNGHRQPYTLIKIKEIKA from the coding sequence ATGTATGCTGTTATAAAAACAGGTGGTAAGCAGTATAAAGTAGAACCAGAAATGCTACTTAGAGTTGAAAAATTAAATGCCAATCCCGGTGAGACTGTCGAGCTTGAAGCTTCTCTTATAAGAGATGATGAGGGAAACATAAAAACAGAAGGAAAAGTAGAAGCTGAAGTGGTGAAACACGGAAAAAACAAAAAAGTCCTTGTATTTCATTTCAAAAGAAAAAAGAACTACAAAAAGCTAAATGGACACAGACAGCCTTACACTTTAATAAAAATTAAAGAAATTAAGGCTTAA
- the rpmA gene encoding 50S ribosomal protein L27 translates to MASKKSGGSAKNGRDSFSKRLGVKRYDGQVVKAGNILVRQRGTKIYPGKNVGLGKDYTLFALIDGVVKFERAKGKKVVSVYPIDA, encoded by the coding sequence ATGGCTTCAAAGAAAAGTGGTGGTTCAGCTAAGAATGGAAGGGATTCCTTCAGTAAAAGACTTGGTGTTAAAAGATACGACGGTCAGGTGGTAAAAGCCGGAAATATACTGGTAAGACAGAGAGGAACAAAAATATACCCCGGGAAGAATGTAGGTCTTGGCAAAGACTACACTCTTTTTGCTCTCATCGATGGCGTCGTTAAGTTTGAAAGAGCAAAAGGAAAAAAGGTAGTATCTGTTTATCCGATAGACGCATAA
- the mreD gene encoding rod shape-determining protein MreD, giving the protein MRLYFFAFSLFLLQISIITRFFSFEGIIPDFLTIFVIIYSLKNSLKESIKMAVFVGILQDLLSPSGLIFNTLTKLIVVGITFSMKDRFYYSNLVVKGVLIVVITFIDIGIKSSLIFFKTGIFEISYYHLVYLVLNFVIFYLVTFLDEVK; this is encoded by the coding sequence ATGAGGCTATACTTTTTTGCTTTTTCTCTCTTTTTGCTACAGATATCCATTATTACAAGGTTTTTCTCTTTTGAAGGTATAATCCCTGACTTTCTTACAATATTTGTTATTATATACAGCCTGAAAAATAGTCTGAAAGAGTCAATAAAGATGGCAGTTTTCGTCGGTATTTTGCAGGATCTTTTATCTCCTTCAGGTCTTATTTTTAACACATTAACAAAGCTTATTGTTGTGGGTATCACTTTTTCTATGAAAGACAGATTTTATTACTCTAATTTGGTTGTAAAAGGTGTACTTATTGTAGTTATAACCTTTATTGATATAGGGATTAAAAGCTCACTGATATTTTTTAAAACAGGTATCTTTGAGATATCCTATTACCATCTTGTATATCTTGTATTAAATTTTGTTATTTTTTATCTGGTGACATTTTTAGATGAAGTTAAGTAG
- the rodA gene encoding rod shape-determining protein RodA — translation MRLIRFFSGYDFLLLFLVFFLIVWSVINIYSATINEYKTLYIKQAIYGFVGIVIIFLFPLINYRKFLNFSPFIYLSGVLMLVSVIFAGTTILGAKRWISLGFFTVQPSEFMKFVLIVTVAYILGQRKDGIDNRQLLIVTGVVSVPFLLTLKQPDLGTAITLLIPVLTMLFVGGLSKKIIYGSIIIGIILSPFIWEHLADYQKKRILAFINPEADPFKSAYHILQSKIAVGSGGLTGKGFLNGTQSKLFFLPEQHTDFIFATIGEEWGFVISFLILLVYLLIGLRILYWGIKVRDIEGKYICFGAGSLILTQAFINIAMTVGFAPVVGITLPFLSYGGSSMITFSLIVGLVLSVIRVYKTEKLSFS, via the coding sequence ATGAGGTTAATTAGATTTTTTTCAGGTTACGATTTTTTACTGTTATTTCTTGTATTTTTTCTGATAGTGTGGAGTGTTATAAATATTTACAGTGCAACCATAAATGAGTATAAAACTCTGTACATAAAACAGGCGATTTATGGATTTGTAGGAATCGTTATTATCTTTTTATTTCCTCTCATAAACTACAGAAAGTTTTTAAACTTTTCTCCCTTTATATACCTTTCAGGTGTTTTAATGCTGGTCAGTGTTATCTTTGCCGGTACTACTATACTGGGAGCAAAAAGATGGATAAGTCTCGGATTTTTTACTGTACAGCCTTCAGAGTTTATGAAATTTGTCCTTATTGTGACTGTAGCTTATATATTGGGGCAGAGGAAAGATGGAATAGATAACAGGCAACTTCTTATAGTTACTGGTGTTGTGTCAGTTCCCTTTTTACTTACATTGAAACAGCCGGATCTCGGAACAGCTATAACATTATTAATTCCAGTACTGACGATGCTCTTTGTTGGAGGACTTAGCAAAAAGATAATCTACGGGAGCATTATTATTGGGATTATACTATCTCCTTTTATATGGGAGCATCTTGCAGACTACCAGAAAAAAAGGATTCTTGCCTTTATCAATCCAGAAGCAGATCCTTTCAAAAGTGCTTACCATATTTTGCAGTCAAAAATAGCTGTAGGTTCTGGAGGATTAACAGGAAAAGGCTTTTTAAATGGTACACAATCAAAACTGTTTTTTTTACCGGAACAGCACACAGATTTTATTTTTGCAACAATAGGTGAGGAGTGGGGTTTTGTTATTTCATTTTTAATTCTGTTAGTTTATCTTCTTATAGGTCTGAGAATACTTTACTGGGGAATAAAAGTGAGAGATATAGAAGGAAAATATATATGTTTTGGTGCAGGAAGTCTTATTCTTACACAGGCTTTTATTAATATAGCTATGACAGTTGGTTTTGCACCTGTTGTAGGAATAACACTTCCTTTCCTCAGTTACGGTGGAAGTTCAATGATAACTTTTTCTTTAATAGTTGGTCTGGTTTTAAGTGTGATAAGAGTTTATAAAACAGAAAAACTTTCCTTCAGTTGA